The Rhopalosiphum maidis isolate BTI-1 chromosome 2, ASM367621v3, whole genome shotgun sequence genome segment GTAGGTGATGCTCAAGCTACAGCTCTTGCTGCATCCAttacttatatacttaaagaTGGAGCTGGTATGGTTGGGCGCATAACTTTTGCGTGGTGGAAAGGGTAAAtttccatatttatttatatgtagatTTGATGCACCGATgccaatagttttatttttttttttaacttagaaatataattgattactaattattaagcaaattacattagtttttaattaaatactgtatttaggtacctatgtaagtaattcataaaaaaaaaaaaacacttattttattaataatttattgatttcagATCTGAATTGGATACACAATGTAAAAAATGGAGACTTCGGGCAGATGCACTTAATGATTTGGCAATATTCATTGAATTACTTTTAGGTATGCCATGGGTTAAacagttttcaataataatcctATCATTTTCAAGCTGCGCAAAATCCATTGTAAGTGTTGCTGGAGGAGCCACACGTGCAGCATTAACACAACAtcaggtatttatttattaaaatattatattacatcttacaattttaaattaaaatttttttttaacctttaatatttaaagataaactttaaaatgaacatttatttattacacttgcaatataaatatatacgtaggtatttacttatatgttattatattttttactgtaaataggCTATTCGTGATAATATGGGAGATGTTTCAGCAAAAGATGGTAGTCAAGAAACCTGTATTAATCTAATTGCTTTTCTTGTTGGATTAATTATGTTACCAATTGTTGAAAACCGTATTCTGTAAGTATGAAGATCTTCCCTTTAACATATGTTATTTTCTAGTTTCAGTAAAAACCTTTTATACAACacccttttttaataataaaaccaccTACgggcaaataattttaacaactttTTTAGATTGATATGGCTGATATACATAGTAGTAACTTCATTGCATTTATTTGCCAACTACAAAGCAgtcaaaagtttaaatatcaatgtttTCAATAGTGCACGTTTTGATTTGACTCTCAAATATTATCTGTCTAATGATACACAAAACCATGATGTACAAAAACctgactatataaataaacgagAAGCTTGTTTTTTAGAAggtaaattgtattcataatattattgataatactatCACTAGAGCGTGTttagttgttaaaatatgttgttcgttgttcatacaatattatcactaaaattagtaatagATTTatggtaacatttttttttttttggtttagtTTAGATACATTACTTTTACAGATTacatacattaaacatttaaatttttaatcaataacacattatgtaaattttccttaaataaaaaaaaataataacttatatagttgcttgaaaatttatttaagttattattttagatgaaaaactgtcttcttttaaaatacaattgggAACATCTGTCCATGAACtgttgtatacaaatacattaacTACATGGGATATAATTGATCacattgaaatgtataaagattatctttatatattaattgtggaTACACATAAAGACATCGTACGTGTAgtgttagataaaaatatcaacactgaaaatattttaaaagcataCTTTCATGCTAATGTATTAGGTCATTTAATTTGTCCCAAGAATAAATTTTCATTGATAAAACTCAATTCTCTTCGTTctgtaagtattaaataaaataattcattagtataaaacaatatatttttaaaattgtacatagaTGAAATATACATCCACCAACACTCAATTTCGTTGCACACATTCTGAGTACGTTCAACTATCATGcgattttgttaataaaaactttgatAAGTTTCTTCTGCATGCTAAAATGTCAggtaattaacatattttacaaatcacatattttattactcataacttactaattttaatttgtatgttatGTTAGATTGGAGCTGTACAAGTCATCACCTAGTAGTTGATGAATGGAGGGCTTCATGGTGACaagatattaattgtaattatttggataaaaaaaactattaagcaATGTTAATAtcgtaaatgaaaatatatttttcacaaaaacaaaaaattcatAGTTCATATCAcagtgttattaaatttaattacgtaGATATTTCTACCTTGGATGATCCTGTTTGTGACAAATGTTTAACAACATCTATCCAATCATATCCTCGTGGTTTTTCTCCTTTAGAATCTAAACGATCCCATTGTTTTCTCTTTTGAGCTTTGCTCATAGTTTCTTTCTTTGTTATCTTTTTTGCAGATTCTTCATCATTATCTATCGACTAAAAAGTACAAattgtaacattaaatataatgtattttattaatgataaaaataatatattaaaaatacgtacaagTTTAGTTATACTTTCAGTAATTTCTTTATCCGGTTGATCAGCTACAAGTTCTACAGCAAAATctttaagaaattcaaaaagAGTAAATGTCATAGATTCTCCCAAATAATGGTCAGCctcttttgaaattttatctttaatattttctttaactgAACTTActctaaaatgtttatttcatattaatattttaataaatttaatgtattctgAAGTAATATTCAGTATGGTTAAAAGTGAAGTAACCAAAAGTTTGTTTTGAAACCCAggttgaaaattgtttatatagtattaaaatatatgtatccaataaacatgtattaatattattttaaatcttccTCTcgataaaactttatattcaaaccaataattttaaataaatgtataatacattaattgacAAATTGACattacagtaaaaattaaaataattgtattgtattgtttattaatgatttgaaACTAGACAGCTAAACTTGGTTACATCATCAAAACcatacgatatattacaaatgtgtaaaacataattaaatttatccaaACATGTGTTTATTGTAGAAcatatctaaatttattttaggcgCTTCATTTGGATAATTGTTGTGCCATTCAACCTCCAATAGAAAGGATTTATTGTCGCTATCTTCTCcatactgtttaaaaaaaatgtaaataattaagtaaattgaaaaattattaattataaattatatgatagaaaagaaatagtaaaatttacaattgggtacaaaaatattgtggttgtcattaataaacattatatacaacTTTCATTGCAAAACCTGAGCAAGTACTAAACATTACTAGTAAGTACATACAAAGCAAAGTGAATACagaatcaaatacattttaaagttttttattttgtattaaacagTATTGCCAACaacatttgtttaattaaattatataaatatataacttacataaataaatcatgaaacatttttaaacaaaattccaatttttaaataccttgaattaaaatatatgagttaactattcaatttattttaccatgcaaaatcattttgtttatagcaagtattttaaatgaaacaaatatgGTTATAGCTATTAAATGTGTTTGAAAACTCGAATAGTTAACAGTAAGtagtatcaatatatattttatttgttaacaatattttaagatttttttgtacaaacatttcattaaaaatgtatcaaatcaAATTCCACCACTAACTTGAttcttaattgttttttcgATATATGAGTTTTTTGTTtaagaaaatgttaaattatatcagaatataaatgttcaaaatatcaagctaaaatgaaaaaaaaatttatagatcatactaaacaaaaacattttcatttcaGAGAGAAATTTACATTGTTCAAAGCAATCTTACCTTGTATTGATAGATGGTAGGAGATACTTGTTTAAAAGCTTCATCACCATCATAAATAGAAAGCAAAGCTTCTCTTTCTTCTTCTTGAAGCACTGAACAGTCTTCgtccatatttaaaaaaaaaaattattatttaaattatcaaaaaaaaattttaattagggaatcgtataaatatttcaaaaaaggaaatactaaataatatgcatgtatGTGATTGTATGATTTATCcagatcattattttatttaaaataacgtattcaattaaaaaaataattgtataaactcAATTCAGAGACAAgaaaatatggaaaatatattattcaatgataACATTATCATTAGTTATCAACATTATCATTGTTATCATTTATGATCACTGCTATAGATATTACGTGTGTTCTTAAATGTCAgcagctattttttttttttttatagaatcgAGTGTTCCTGATTTCAGCACTTCTGCAATCCGCTGGAGGGGTGGCAATTCAGCGGATTGTTTTAACAGCACTATAGtttgaaattatacaatatattatattataatatgataatcagGGCTGGATCTAGGGGGAGAGGGCGAACAGCAAAATACGTCCATTTTCCTTAcgcattttttattgtaaaacgtaCAAGTCaagtaacaatttttattttaaggcttgtttgacatattttttctattcaagtatctacattttttttcctttttttttttagtaggtacataaacaTAAGTATAACATTGACACAATAGAGGGGGCTAATTTATGAGAAGgcgttaattttatactttgctttggataaaaaataatttaaatctggCCCTgatgataatgaataatgaattatgattaatcTACGAATTGAACCATTGAACCATTAGTAGAACAGATGGCTGACGACTGATGATAGGCACAATTTGTGAGTAAAAATAGGCCTCAAAACAGTTACATGATCGAAATAGAAACTACTATCTACTCTAGATCTGATTTGAACGTTGTCATCAcgattataggtacctatattggctatatttataattgtagttGTCATGACATCTATGAACCCTTTAGTAGGTAATTAGtcttataggtactattattgGAAGAATGGAAgactaaaaatgttgtatttacttagtaattaatataaaactttaaactttgtcatatttttttcactatacGTGCTCTGAATTCAACGTGATTATAACGTACCCACTACTTCTATGgctatatgattatatattatctagtattttttatgacaTAAACGATAAATGTACGctgctcatttttttttcaatttatgttttaagcaTAGATGATAAACTGTAttgtttataggtatatttaaggtatattaatactattatacatgtaaatgtttaaaacaaaatgtctcaattattaacattagaaattatacaataaaaaactgaacaaaattttattttatttatgatcataaaaaaaaaaggtaggcAAGTGGATACTGCTCTGCTGTACATTAGATGTCGAGTGggtcactgtaatggatgtgttaaatttaatgattttaattccaATGATATATAGTCTGTCCAGCGAGAGAACGCGCAGATTCTGTGCATCCCCCCACGTCACCATGCTACAAAAACTGGTTTGCTTATGGCATCATTGGAGAATGCGCagaaaaacttcaaaattccttgcaaattttcgcgattttgacatattttgtaaacatttgaactttaaatgtttataaataaaattgtaagtaacggtttttatttttttttactacgataagtacaacttataataagccttgtacttattacatttttagaatgccaaattttttttatcatttcaaaaaaaaaacttagaaaaatcaaaaatatcaacgatctataaatagtttaaaaaaagtcataatatccaaaaatgtcgaaaatatcgaaaatatcgaaaatgcACCAAAAAAAGGATATATGTGGATGCAGGTGCCTTGAGTGtgttttttcgttattttaattaccaattttaattaattttggcaCCACTGTAAGCACCACGATAAGAGAaagaatcataatattaaggtacaacataggtaggtatttccgtgaaaaatgttttgttattacttattatcctttttatttcattaaataattgaggaaagttaatttataattaagtattgtaATAGTCCAAAGATATATGATTTgttaatgttatgaatttatattaatttcaaaatattttatagtataattatttatttttaaataatataaaccatgAATTATACTCCACAGCGGCATGCGCACAGGTAatcatatcatttatatatttgtttttttttttgtctttttttaagcctgatttctaataatattgtactttagctttgaagtttttatgaatattttaatttagggtAATTTACACAcattaaattgtgtttactATATAGCAAACCTACCACATgcgtatttttatagttatacaattggtcttattaatatttattatcttctGGGTCGAGACCGTCGAGTTTACAACAATaaaggtaatttattaatccCTGTCGACTTTACATGCAGTGTGTACCTAGTGACTTTGTGTCTTTCCATTTTACCAACATTCAAAGTTTTTTCACATTAGTgttgattatacatttttacataagtTGTTGCTGTACCATAAaggacaaatatattatatacagtgtcTCGTGAGGATTTACTCATTGCAATATCTTctgaaataatagatatatcataattctggtttttaataagatttacaaggacaaaaactacaaatatttcatgttttaatttattttaatgttttggtaaaaaagttaaaaaaatatatttttttatttaattgttttcaaaaaaattgatgattGTCATTttgtagaattattttttttgaaaatattgacgtttcaacattttaatttttagttttttctagtttcgataaaaactaaattaattgcaCTGAAAGTCTGAAAGCATTCGCCGGTCATATACGAGCACGCGGGCTACATTTTTGATACATTGATTCCACTATCGTCATTcgcagtttttttcaaaactagaaaaaatattaaaaaccaggagattaatgaaattaaaatgttgaaacttctatgttttcagaaaaataaactctataaaatgactatcttcaattttttttttaattcattaaataaaaaaatatttttttaacttttttaccaaaacattaaaataaattaaaatatgaaatatttgtagttcttgtccctgtgaatcttattaaaaaaacagaataatgatatctccattattttagaaaatatcgcAATGAGTAAACCCTCACGGGACACTGTATTGCTAGGTACATGCtctgacaataattatactatttagcaTCAGAATAATTGACTATACAATCAATTAAATCACCCATACCTGTTACCTAATagaacctaatattataaaaaggggCTATAAATTGCCGCTGTGTTGTAAGGTAGATGTCGAGTGTGTAAAAACTAGAAAGTATCTTTTCATTGAGTAAGTCAccgtaaaatgtaatacctataagttaaatatgaattcaaaatGAGAAAATGATAAATCAATGCATATGAAAAACGGTTCTGAGCGAAAACAGACTAAAGTCAGGCATGTCATTATacgtattctataaaatatgtataggtattagcCTAATactattaggtacctattggctattgttattaaaataatttttttaccatcatattacttattgctttattaattattagttattagtaattCAATTAGTgggttgaattatttttatcagaaaacattacatttattaactatattattaatatttaataactataattgtataaattatatatatattattatgtataaatattatgaactttTGAGTCAATACCGACTTACTTAGTGTGAACTGGTTCGtggtataactataaaaaaaatatacaaaatatgtaagttGATAAAGTTATCAAGTACTTACATATCTAcgattattctatttttatattaccaccatataaataaatcgattttgtgatttttgaaatctgttttatgtaaaaatggtTTCTctcaattattaagaaaagtaCTTCAATAGTTTCTAGTAAAGGTCAAGGGTCGAGGGTTATCCCTCGTATAGTCGTATCTCCCCATATAAATACTTCACAGACTCACTGTTATGGATgacctaaaaatatttgaggattaaaataattttgttgtagaaaaaatgtataaatcttACATTTCctaatctaaatttttaatggtcTGACAATTTATCAACAGCAATAAAAATTCTCGTTTTTCTTGTTATCATACTTAAGTACAGAATCAGTTTTAGAGGGGGAACGATGGGGCCCTAAGAAATAAGTACGTTAGGttaacgttattttttcaatttaaattttataaataataattaatttttttatcaaacaattaaacttattaaactaaataatattacaataaaaaatttatacataatattaaataaaaattaattcatgtttgtacaattatttgaaaaaaaaatatttatacaatacagattttataaaaatatttcttttttattattaaaaattaataagtaatattcaaatatatcactataatatacgagtataa includes the following:
- the LOC113551667 gene encoding RUS1 family protein C16orf58 homolog, with the protein product MSKNRDEILLSEEYGPGECNVIYKRHDQRQLILESERRKQSTSFICSSVNILKEVFLPRGFPNSVSKDYAEYQIWDTIQAFCSTISNILATNAILKGVGVGDAQATALAASITYILKDGAGMVGRITFAWWKGSELDTQCKKWRLRADALNDLAIFIELLLGMPWVKQFSIIILSFSSCAKSIVSVAGGATRAALTQHQAIRDNMGDVSAKDGSQETCINLIAFLVGLIMLPIVENRILLIWLIYIVVTSLHLFANYKAVKSLNINVFNSARFDLTLKYYLSNDTQNHDVQKPDYINKREACFLEDEKLSSFKIQLGTSVHELLYTNTLTTWDIIDHIEMYKDYLYILIVDTHKDIVRVVLDKNINTENILKAYFHANVLGHLICPKNKFSLIKLNSLRSMKYTSTNTQFRCTHSEYVQLSCDFVNKNFDKFLLHAKMSDWSCTSHHLVVDEWRASW
- the LOC113551668 gene encoding RWD domain-containing protein 4 isoform X2, coding for MDEDCSVLQEEEREALLSIYDGDEAFKQVSPTIYQYKYGEDSDNKSFLLEVEWHNNYPNEAPKINLDMFYNKHIVSSVKENIKDKISKEADHYLGESMTFTLFEFLKDFAVELVADQPDKEITESITKLSIDNDEESAKKITKKETMSKAQKRKQWDRLDSKGEKPRGYDWIDVVKHLSQTGSSKNEEN
- the LOC113551668 gene encoding RWD domain-containing protein 4 isoform X1, encoding MDEDCSVLQEEEREALLSIYDGDEAFKQVSPTIYQYKYGEDSDNKSFLLEVEWHNNYPNEAPKINLDMFYNKHIVSSVKENIKDKISKEADHYLGESMTFTLFEFLKDFAVELVADQPDKEITESITKLSIDNDEESAKKITKKETMSKAQKRKQWDRLDSKGEKPRGYDWIDVVKHLSQTGSSKVEIST